One window of Acidobacteriota bacterium genomic DNA carries:
- a CDS encoding multidrug efflux RND transporter permease subunit, which translates to MNPSRAFILRPVATTLLMVAILLAGGVAYRQLPVSALPQVDYPTIEVMTFYPGASPDVMASSVTAPLERQFGQMPGLTQMTSTSSSGSSVVTLQFDLALNLDVAEQEVQAAINAAGTFLPRDLPNPPIYAKTNPADAPILTLALTSETLPLTRVHDLADTRLAQKLSQLPGVGLVSLSGGQKPAVRIRVNPTALASYGLGLEDLRSALAAANVDQAKGSFDGSRQAYTIGANDQIIASEGYRPLIVAYRRGAPVRLSDVADVEDGAENSRQAAWMNASPAVLVNIQRQPGANIINVADRVKAILPRLGATLPSSVKVAIVADRTSTIRASVRDVELTLVLTVALVVMVMFLFLRSVPATLIPSVAVPLSLVGTFGVMYVLGYSLDNLSLMALTIATGFVVDDAIVMIENIARLIEGGEAPLQAALKGSAQIGFTIVSLTVSLIAVLIPLLFMGDVIGRLFREFAVTLSVTILVSAVVSLTLTPMMCARLLRREEPSGHGRLFRASESIYQRVVDLYAATLRWVLHHRRATVLVAAATLVATIWLYVAVPKGFFPVQDTGAILGVSEAPQSTSFDAMAGLQQGLVGEIMKDPAVESVTSFIGIDGINTTLNSGRIQINLHPLDSGRPGALEVIRRLQGSLAGVRGITLFMQPVQDLTVENRVSRTQYQYAIECADGAELATWAPRLVDRLSALPELRDVASDHQIAGLESHVVIDRDTASRLGVTAQAVDETLYDAFGQRQVSTMYTQANQYHVVMEVAPRFRESPESLGSIYVRSASGAQIPLSAFTRIEPRSAPLAVNHQGQFPAVTLSFNLAPGRSLGEAVAAIERSESEIGLPASVQASFQGTAQAFQASLANEPLLILAALITVYIVLGVLYESYIHPITILSTLPSAGVGAILALLICRTDLSVIALIGIILLIGIVKKNAIMMIDFALDAERVDGKSPEEAIYEACLLRFRPIMMTTMAALLGGLPLALGGGTGAWRRGGG; encoded by the coding sequence ATGAACCCGTCGCGAGCCTTCATCCTCCGGCCCGTCGCGACGACGCTCCTCATGGTCGCGATCCTCCTCGCGGGGGGCGTCGCATACCGCCAGCTCCCCGTCTCGGCGCTCCCCCAGGTCGACTACCCGACGATCGAGGTGATGACCTTCTACCCCGGCGCCTCGCCGGATGTCATGGCCTCGTCGGTGACGGCCCCCCTCGAGCGCCAGTTCGGCCAGATGCCCGGCCTCACGCAGATGACGTCGACCAGCTCGTCGGGGAGCTCCGTCGTCACGCTGCAGTTCGACCTCGCGCTCAACCTCGACGTCGCGGAGCAGGAGGTCCAGGCCGCCATCAACGCGGCGGGGACGTTCCTCCCGCGCGATCTCCCGAACCCGCCTATCTACGCCAAGACGAACCCCGCCGACGCCCCGATCCTCACCCTCGCCCTCACCTCGGAGACGCTGCCGCTCACGCGCGTGCACGACCTGGCCGACACGCGCCTCGCGCAGAAGCTCTCGCAGCTTCCCGGCGTGGGGCTGGTCTCGCTCAGCGGGGGGCAGAAACCGGCGGTGCGGATCCGGGTGAACCCGACGGCCCTCGCCTCGTACGGCCTCGGCCTCGAGGACCTCAGGTCGGCCCTCGCCGCCGCGAACGTCGACCAGGCGAAGGGGAGCTTCGACGGATCGAGGCAGGCCTACACGATCGGCGCGAACGACCAGATCATCGCGAGCGAGGGGTACCGCCCGCTGATCGTCGCCTACCGCCGGGGCGCCCCCGTGAGGCTCTCGGACGTCGCCGACGTGGAAGACGGCGCCGAGAACTCGCGGCAGGCGGCCTGGATGAACGCCTCCCCCGCCGTCCTCGTCAACATCCAGCGCCAGCCCGGGGCGAACATCATCAACGTCGCCGATCGGGTCAAGGCGATCCTCCCGCGCCTCGGCGCGACGCTGCCGTCGTCGGTGAAGGTCGCGATCGTCGCCGACCGCACCTCGACCATCCGCGCGTCGGTCCGGGACGTCGAGCTCACGCTCGTGCTGACGGTCGCCCTCGTCGTCATGGTCATGTTCCTCTTCCTCCGGAGCGTCCCGGCGACGCTCATCCCGAGCGTGGCGGTCCCCCTGTCGCTCGTCGGCACCTTCGGCGTGATGTACGTCCTGGGCTACAGCCTCGACAACCTCTCGCTCATGGCGCTCACCATCGCCACGGGGTTCGTGGTCGACGACGCCATCGTGATGATCGAGAACATCGCGCGCCTCATCGAAGGGGGGGAGGCCCCGCTCCAGGCCGCGCTCAAGGGGTCCGCGCAGATCGGGTTTACGATCGTCTCGCTCACCGTCTCGCTCATCGCCGTCCTCATCCCCCTTCTCTTCATGGGGGACGTCATCGGCCGGCTCTTCCGCGAGTTCGCCGTGACGCTGAGCGTGACGATTCTCGTCTCGGCGGTCGTCTCGCTGACGCTCACGCCGATGATGTGCGCGAGGCTTCTCCGCCGCGAGGAGCCATCCGGGCACGGCCGCCTCTTCCGCGCCTCCGAGTCGATCTACCAGCGGGTCGTCGACCTGTACGCCGCCACGCTCCGGTGGGTGCTGCACCACCGGCGCGCGACCGTGCTGGTCGCCGCCGCGACGCTCGTGGCGACGATCTGGCTGTACGTCGCCGTGCCGAAGGGGTTCTTTCCCGTCCAGGACACCGGCGCCATCCTCGGCGTCTCCGAGGCGCCGCAATCGACGTCGTTCGACGCCATGGCCGGGCTCCAGCAGGGGCTCGTCGGCGAGATCATGAAGGACCCTGCCGTCGAGAGCGTCACGTCGTTCATCGGCATCGACGGGATCAACACGACGCTCAACAGCGGCCGCATCCAGATCAACCTCCATCCGCTCGACTCCGGGCGCCCGGGCGCCCTGGAGGTGATCCGCCGACTCCAGGGGAGTCTCGCCGGCGTCCGCGGCATCACCCTCTTCATGCAGCCCGTGCAGGATCTCACGGTGGAGAACCGCGTCAGCCGGACGCAGTACCAGTACGCGATCGAGTGCGCCGACGGCGCCGAGCTCGCGACCTGGGCCCCGCGCCTCGTCGACCGGCTCTCCGCCCTTCCCGAGCTGCGGGACGTCGCGAGCGATCACCAGATCGCAGGCCTCGAGTCGCATGTGGTGATCGATCGGGACACGGCGTCGCGGCTGGGGGTGACGGCGCAGGCGGTGGACGAGACTCTCTACGACGCCTTCGGCCAGCGGCAGGTCTCCACCATGTACACGCAGGCGAACCAGTACCACGTCGTCATGGAGGTGGCCCCGCGCTTCAGGGAGAGCCCCGAGTCGCTCGGCTCGATCTACGTCCGCTCGGCCTCAGGGGCCCAGATCCCTTTGAGCGCCTTCACCCGCATCGAGCCGCGAAGCGCCCCTCTCGCCGTGAACCACCAGGGGCAGTTCCCCGCCGTCACGCTCTCGTTCAACCTCGCCCCGGGGCGCTCTCTGGGAGAGGCGGTCGCCGCCATCGAGAGGTCGGAGAGCGAGATTGGCCTTCCGGCCAGCGTGCAAGCCAGCTTCCAGGGGACCGCCCAGGCCTTCCAGGCCTCCCTCGCCAATGAGCCTTTGCTCATCCTCGCCGCCCTCATCACCGTGTACATCGTGCTGGGCGTTCTCTACGAGAGCTACATCCACCCCATCACGATCCTCTCGACGTTGCCGTCCGCGGGGGTCGGGGCGATCCTCGCCCTGCTCATCTGCCGCACCGACCTGAGCGTCATCGCGCTCATCGGGATCATCCTGCTGATAGGGATCGTGAAGAAGAACGCCATCATGATGATCGACTTCGCCCTCGACGCCGAGAGGGTGGACGGCAAGAGCCCGGAAGAGGCGATCTACGAGGCGTGCCTGTTGCGCTTCAGGCCCATCATGATGACCACGATGGCCGCCCTCCTCGGCGGGCTCCCCCTCGCCCTCGGCGGGGGGACGGGCGCGTGGCGAAGGGGAGGGGGGTGA
- a CDS encoding cytochrome c translates to MRRPGVLAVAAAVACATLAALAIGAAAQDPSGASGAAAPAPDAAPAIDAATAKTLIAENCSTCHARDIVDQQRLTQAQWGSVLKKMKGWGATIEAEKLEPLAAHLAAARGPAAALPVLPVITAAAADEALRPLPDGTFAGGDASEGKRIFAEACSACHGDDAHGGEIGTNLVDRPLLRRAPEFAKITRAGKGDMPAFELKDAEIASLLAWLRKVEP, encoded by the coding sequence ATGAGGCGCCCGGGCGTCCTGGCCGTCGCCGCCGCCGTGGCCTGCGCGACGCTCGCCGCGCTCGCGATCGGCGCCGCCGCGCAAGATCCCTCGGGCGCGAGCGGAGCGGCCGCACCGGCTCCCGACGCCGCCCCGGCGATCGACGCCGCGACGGCGAAGACGCTCATCGCGGAGAACTGCTCGACGTGCCACGCGCGCGACATCGTGGACCAGCAGCGCCTCACGCAGGCCCAGTGGGGATCGGTGCTCAAGAAGATGAAGGGATGGGGGGCGACGATCGAGGCGGAGAAGCTCGAGCCCCTCGCGGCCCACCTCGCGGCGGCGCGGGGCCCGGCGGCTGCGCTGCCCGTGCTTCCAGTCATCACCGCGGCCGCGGCCGACGAGGCGCTCCGCCCCCTTCCCGACGGCACGTTCGCGGGCGGTGACGCCTCCGAGGGGAAACGGATCTTCGCGGAGGCGTGCTCGGCGTGCCACGGCGACGACGCGCACGGCGGAGAGATCGGGACGAACCTCGTCGACCGGCCGCTCCTCCGGCGCGCCCCCGAGTTCGCGAAGATCACGCGCGCGGGGAAGGGGGACATGCCGGCCTTCGAGCTGAAGGACGCCGAGATCGCCTCCCTCCTCGCGTGGCTCCGGAAGGTCGAGCCTTGA
- a CDS encoding MdtA/MuxA family multidrug efflux RND transporter periplasmic adaptor subunit: MAPEGRALRGPARIPHLAIAALALAAIAAPACRGGTSAADAPGEQTPAVPVVVTRARHGDLPVYLRGLGTVTAYNTVTMRSRIDGALQKVAFTEGHLVAAGDLLAQIDPRPYQVQLEQAEGQMARDQASLANARLDLDRLQALFDQGTIARQQLDSAIAAAGQSEGAVKVDQAMIDNARLQLVYCRITAPIAGRVGLRLVDAGNMVRANDPNGLLVITQIEPIAVVFTIPEDALPALLRRLRDGAELPVEAYDRDGSMKIATGRLLTVDNQIDPATGTSKLKAVFDNRDGALFPNQFVNVKLRLDVDAGAVIVPVVSVQRGPKGAFVYVVGAGKLAEVRPVTLGPMSGADVVIRSGVAEGDAVVVDGMDKLRAGSPVREAASTERGANG; encoded by the coding sequence GTGGCTCCGGAAGGTCGAGCCTTGAGGGGCCCGGCCCGGATTCCGCACCTCGCGATCGCGGCCCTCGCCCTCGCCGCGATCGCGGCGCCCGCCTGCCGGGGCGGCACCTCCGCGGCCGACGCACCGGGAGAGCAGACGCCCGCGGTGCCGGTCGTCGTGACGAGAGCGCGCCACGGCGATCTCCCCGTCTACCTCCGCGGCCTCGGGACGGTGACGGCCTACAACACCGTGACGATGCGAAGCCGGATCGACGGCGCGCTCCAGAAGGTCGCCTTCACCGAGGGGCATCTCGTCGCGGCGGGAGATCTCCTCGCGCAGATCGACCCCCGCCCCTACCAGGTCCAGCTCGAGCAGGCGGAGGGGCAGATGGCCCGGGACCAGGCGTCGCTCGCGAACGCGCGGCTGGATCTCGATCGGCTGCAGGCCCTCTTCGACCAGGGGACGATCGCGCGCCAGCAGCTCGACTCGGCGATCGCGGCGGCGGGGCAGTCCGAGGGGGCGGTGAAGGTCGATCAGGCGATGATCGACAACGCGCGCCTCCAGCTCGTCTACTGCCGCATCACCGCACCCATCGCCGGCCGCGTCGGGCTCAGGCTCGTCGACGCGGGGAACATGGTCCGGGCCAACGATCCGAACGGCCTCCTGGTGATCACCCAGATCGAGCCGATCGCCGTCGTCTTCACGATCCCCGAGGACGCCCTTCCCGCGCTGCTCCGGAGGCTCCGGGACGGAGCCGAGCTTCCCGTCGAGGCCTACGATCGCGACGGCTCCATGAAGATCGCGACGGGGCGCCTCCTCACGGTGGACAACCAGATCGACCCGGCCACGGGCACCTCGAAGCTGAAGGCCGTCTTCGACAACAGGGACGGCGCGCTCTTCCCGAACCAGTTCGTCAACGTGAAGCTCAGGCTCGACGTCGACGCGGGGGCGGTCATCGTCCCCGTCGTCTCGGTCCAGCGCGGGCCGAAGGGGGCGTTCGTCTACGTGGTCGGTGCGGGGAAGCTCGCCGAGGTCCGCCCCGTGACGCTCGGGCCGATGAGCGGCGCCGACGTCGTGATCCGGAGCGGCGTCGCCGAGGGGGACGCCGTCGTCGTGGACGGCATGGACAAGCTTCGCGCGGGGAGCCCCGTCCGCGAGGCAGCCTCCACCGAACGCGGCGCGAACGGGTAG
- a CDS encoding sulfite oxidase, whose amino-acid sequence MWRRRDFVRAGAISLAALALPRQGKAEETLLQLGEHPQNLATPIRHFDSLITPTRVFFIRSHLGPPGLDPDRRLRLDGLVRNPLELRLPDLARFEQVSLTSVLQCAGNGRGLQTPTVPGVQWVHGAMGQAEWRGVRLSDLLQKAGVAAAQFGAAHVRLLGADLPPKPSVPRFIRSLPLDRALDRETLIATHMNGEPLTLAHGAPFRLVVPGWAGNHWVKWLTHLTVQEKEAEGFYYQTAYRMPKSPVAPGTAVPPDQMIPVTTIPVKSVIARPAGGGTTPRGRQEIAGVAFSGEGAIASVAVSLDDGATWTSAALEGEPGRGRWQVFRHFFDAKPGSYRAVARATDAKGNVQPREAIWNPSGYFWNGWTSVDFTVAG is encoded by the coding sequence ATGTGGCGACGGAGAGACTTCGTCCGCGCTGGGGCGATCTCGCTGGCAGCGCTCGCGCTCCCGCGCCAGGGGAAGGCCGAGGAGACGCTCCTCCAGCTCGGCGAGCACCCGCAGAATCTCGCGACGCCGATCCGGCATTTCGACTCACTCATCACCCCCACCCGCGTCTTCTTCATCCGCAGCCACCTCGGGCCTCCGGGGCTCGATCCCGATCGCAGGCTGCGGCTCGACGGTCTGGTCAGGAACCCCCTCGAGCTGCGCCTTCCCGATCTCGCGCGCTTCGAGCAGGTCTCGCTCACCTCTGTCCTGCAGTGCGCCGGGAACGGCCGCGGCTTGCAGACGCCGACCGTCCCCGGCGTGCAGTGGGTGCACGGCGCCATGGGGCAGGCCGAATGGCGCGGCGTCCGCCTCTCGGATCTCCTCCAAAAGGCGGGCGTCGCGGCCGCCCAATTTGGCGCGGCGCACGTGCGCCTCCTCGGCGCCGATCTCCCTCCGAAGCCGTCGGTCCCGCGGTTCATCCGGAGCCTTCCCCTCGACCGCGCGCTCGACCGCGAGACGCTCATCGCGACCCACATGAACGGCGAGCCCCTCACCCTCGCGCACGGAGCGCCGTTCCGCCTCGTCGTCCCCGGCTGGGCCGGCAACCACTGGGTGAAGTGGCTGACGCACCTCACGGTCCAGGAGAAGGAGGCGGAGGGGTTCTACTACCAGACGGCCTACCGCATGCCGAAGAGCCCCGTCGCTCCGGGGACGGCGGTCCCTCCGGATCAGATGATCCCCGTGACGACGATTCCCGTGAAGTCCGTCATCGCGCGCCCGGCCGGCGGCGGGACGACACCCCGGGGGCGGCAGGAGATCGCCGGCGTCGCCTTCTCGGGCGAGGGGGCGATCGCGTCGGTGGCGGTGAGCCTCGACGACGGCGCCACGTGGACGAGTGCCGCGCTCGAGGGGGAGCCGGGACGTGGGCGGTGGCAGGTCTTCAGGCACTTTTTCGACGCGAAGCCGGGAAGCTACCGCGCGGTCGCGCGCGCGACCGACGCGAAGGGAAACGTGCAGCCGCGCGAAGCGATCTGGAATCCGAGCGGCTACTTCTGGAACGGCTGGACCTCGGTGGACTTCACGGTGGCCGGATGA